One genomic segment of Helicobacter enhydrae includes these proteins:
- the folK gene encoding 2-amino-4-hydroxy-6-hydroxymethyldihydropteridine diphosphokinase: MRACIQTPLFPKVFTTRKRFKNQILLGIGGNVGDCLKRFKHFILYLQNNPLVQVLSTSIIYKNPPFGYAHQADFYNFTLQISTNQSLIDCFQMIFYWERRFGRARKRVFPNAPRTLDIDLLYFNQVKLHRPYLQIPHKEWQNRESVLIPLSFHTLV; the protein is encoded by the coding sequence ATGAGAGCCTGTATCCAAACCCCTTTGTTTCCAAAAGTTTTCACCACACGCAAACGCTTCAAAAACCAAATTTTGCTAGGCATAGGTGGCAATGTCGGCGATTGTCTCAAGCGATTCAAACACTTCATCCTCTATCTCCAAAACAACCCATTGGTGCAAGTTTTATCCACTTCTATTATTTACAAAAATCCACCTTTTGGCTATGCACATCAAGCAGATTTTTATAATTTCACTTTGCAAATCAGCACCAACCAAAGCCTCATAGACTGCTTTCAGATGATTTTTTATTGGGAAAGACGCTTTGGACGCGCAAGAAAAAGAGTATTTCCAAACGCTCCTCGCACTTTAGATATTGACCTTTTATACTTTAATCAAGTAAAATTACACAGACCTTATTTGCAAATCCCACACAAAGAGTGGCAAAATCGCGAATCAGTTTTGATTCCATTGAGTTTTCATACTTTAGTTTAA
- the aroQ gene encoding type II 3-dehydroquinate dehydratase — MKILVIQGPNLNILGHRDPRIYGNVTLEQIHKNMQDMAAQNQVELEFFQSNFEGEIIDKIQECVGGEYSGLIINPAAYAHTSVAIADAIASCGIPCVEVHLSNIFAREDFRNKSYTAAVSAGIISGFGAFGYHLALISLFQIINEIKAISEAQQKNS; from the coding sequence ATGAAAATACTCGTTATACAAGGACCAAACCTCAATATTTTGGGACATCGCGACCCAAGAATCTATGGCAATGTGACCTTGGAACAAATCCACAAAAATATGCAAGATATGGCAGCACAAAACCAAGTGGAGCTCGAATTTTTCCAAAGCAATTTTGAGGGTGAGATTATCGACAAGATTCAAGAATGCGTTGGTGGAGAATACAGCGGACTCATCATCAATCCTGCGGCTTATGCACACACTTCAGTTGCGATTGCTGATGCGATCGCATCGTGTGGGATTCCTTGTGTTGAAGTGCATTTGAGCAATATTTTTGCACGCGAAGACTTCCGCAACAAAAGCTATACAGCGGCAGTGAGTGCAGGTATCATCAGTGGCTTTGGTGCATTTGGCTACCACCTTGCACTCATTTCTCTGTTTCAAATCATCAATGAGATCAAAGCCATCTCAGAAGCACAGCAAAAAAACTCCTAA
- the flhF gene encoding flagellar biosynthesis protein FlhF, with translation MKLYTYTGETPSEALRKAQSCHGPDPIIMHTKELRKKSLGQKGLYEVVIAVEEAEEQEQKQEPQNSIKKRLDEMAQRNFNKKKQDKITLNEAQTQQIQNTMDQISTLKQHTYPTTPPQQINQSDLKAIKKEIESIDDRLKLIQSMFWEERKPTEQGSKIPQEFAEIYNIAKNSGIDKEKLDAIMDLSLELMPLQMRSNSVTIKRYFREVLRKMITCRNENLELTQKNIIMFVGPTGVGKTTTLAKLAARYSLMLAKRYKVGIIALDTYKIAAMEQLNTYARMMKLAIERVDDSAELVSAIERLHYCDFILIDTAGHSQYDKQKLENLKSYVDNGYKIDVSLVLSASTKYEDLKDIYQSFSTIEIDSIIFSKLDESRTFGNVFSLICDTKKPVSYFSIGQSVPNDLLVANNEFLVDCLLEGFSKPQKDSL, from the coding sequence ATGAAGCTTTATACCTACACTGGCGAAACTCCTTCAGAAGCTTTGAGAAAAGCTCAAAGTTGCCACGGACCTGATCCAATCATTATGCACACAAAAGAATTACGCAAAAAATCTCTTGGACAAAAAGGACTCTATGAAGTCGTCATCGCAGTGGAAGAGGCAGAGGAGCAAGAGCAAAAACAAGAGCCACAAAACAGCATCAAAAAACGGCTAGATGAGATGGCTCAACGCAACTTCAATAAGAAAAAACAAGACAAAATCACTCTCAATGAAGCACAAACCCAACAGATCCAAAACACAATGGATCAAATCTCCACGCTCAAACAACACACCTACCCCACGACCCCACCACAACAAATCAACCAAAGCGACCTCAAAGCAATCAAAAAAGAAATCGAAAGCATAGATGATCGTTTGAAACTCATACAGAGTATGTTTTGGGAAGAACGCAAACCCACAGAACAAGGGAGCAAAATCCCACAAGAGTTTGCAGAGATTTACAACATCGCCAAAAATAGCGGGATTGACAAAGAAAAACTTGATGCCATTATGGATCTTAGCCTTGAGCTAATGCCTTTGCAAATGCGTTCCAACTCCGTGACAATCAAACGATACTTCAGAGAAGTGTTACGCAAAATGATCACCTGTCGCAATGAAAACCTAGAACTCACTCAAAAAAACATCATTATGTTTGTAGGTCCCACAGGCGTGGGCAAAACCACCACTCTTGCCAAACTTGCCGCAAGATACTCTCTGATGCTTGCCAAACGCTACAAAGTCGGAATCATCGCCCTAGATACATACAAAATCGCTGCGATGGAACAACTCAACACCTATGCAAGAATGATGAAACTTGCAATCGAACGCGTGGATGATTCTGCCGAGCTTGTGAGTGCGATTGAGCGATTGCATTATTGCGATTTTATTTTGATCGACACAGCAGGGCACTCGCAATACGACAAACAAAAACTTGAGAATCTCAAAAGCTATGTGGATAATGGATACAAAATCGATGTGAGCCTTGTCCTATCAGCTAGCACCAAATACGAAGATCTCAAAGACATTTATCAATCTTTTAGCACGATTGAAATTGATAGCATTATTTTCAGCAAACTCGATGAAAGCAGAACTTTTGGCAATGTGTTTTCTTTGATTTGCGATACCAAAAAACCTGTTAGTTATTTTTCAATCGGGCAAAGCGTCCCCAATGATTTGTTGGTCGCAAACAATGAATTTTTGGTCGATTGCCTACTTGAAGGATTTAGCAAACCACAAAAGGATAGCTTATGA
- a CDS encoding MotE family protein has product MKKHIALFALPLMLLAQDETLDCSLIFQARKEEISSQLQKLEEQQQAIQVLQNATENILKERENKIKEQEEGIKTKEKAISQKEEEVKHLIQKKEEELQKQLASQKQEIQNLIDKNQQILDEIKGLRKSKVVETYAKMKDSKAAQILQTLPTQDAVEILGAMDTKLVSKIMAKMDAQKAGEITILLQNDPAAQPADNK; this is encoded by the coding sequence ATGAAAAAACACATCGCTCTTTTCGCCCTCCCCCTAATGCTTCTAGCTCAAGATGAAACGCTAGATTGCTCTCTGATCTTTCAAGCACGCAAAGAAGAGATCTCTAGCCAACTTCAAAAACTCGAAGAACAACAACAAGCAATCCAAGTCTTGCAAAATGCCACAGAAAATATCCTCAAAGAAAGAGAAAACAAAATCAAAGAGCAAGAAGAAGGTATCAAAACCAAAGAAAAAGCAATCAGCCAAAAAGAAGAAGAAGTGAAACATCTAATACAAAAAAAAGAGGAGGAATTGCAAAAACAACTCGCCTCACAAAAACAAGAAATCCAAAATCTGATTGACAAAAATCAGCAGATTCTCGATGAAATCAAAGGTTTGAGAAAAAGCAAAGTAGTAGAAACTTATGCCAAAATGAAAGATTCCAAAGCAGCACAAATTTTGCAAACCCTCCCCACTCAAGACGCTGTGGAAATCTTGGGTGCAATGGATACCAAACTTGTCAGCAAGATCATGGCAAAAATGGACGCCCAAAAAGCAGGTGAAATCACTATCTTGCTCCAAAATGACCCAGCAGCTCAACCTGCGGACAACAAATGA
- a CDS encoding adenylosuccinate synthase, with amino-acid sequence MADLVVGLQWGDEGKGKIVDMLAQNYDIVVRYQGGHNAGHTIVVDNRKIALHLLPSGVLYPHCQNIIGNGVVIDLASLSREIANFGKDKLTNRLFISDRAHIILPFHSVLDRLKETRKKDGAIGTTGKGIGPAYADKASRIGVRMGELKDLAKLQDKLTSHLEELNIVLEAFGENSLQIQDIMSELSKYQEEFLPFICDSTRFLWDAQHLGKKILLEGAQGSMLDLDHGTYPFVTSSTTISAGACSGSGINVKEIDAIIGIAKAYCTRVGNGPFPSEESSAIGKEIQQKGGEFGTTTGRERRCGWFDAIAMKTACKLNGCTQVALMKLDVLDGFEEIKVCIGYHYNGEAIDYIPYDYENVTPIYQTFKGWDKTQGIRTYADLPQTAKDYINALEQLIDTKITIISTSPQRLDSILL; translated from the coding sequence ATGGCAGATTTGGTAGTGGGATTGCAATGGGGTGATGAAGGCAAAGGCAAAATTGTTGATATGCTCGCTCAAAATTACGATATTGTCGTGCGTTATCAAGGTGGGCATAATGCAGGGCATACGATTGTTGTGGATAACAGAAAAATCGCCTTGCATTTGTTGCCATCGGGGGTTTTGTATCCACATTGTCAAAACATCATCGGCAATGGCGTTGTGATTGATCTCGCCTCACTCTCGCGTGAAATCGCAAATTTTGGCAAAGACAAACTCACCAATCGCCTTTTCATCAGCGATCGTGCCCATATCATACTTCCCTTTCACAGCGTCCTAGATCGTCTCAAAGAAACACGCAAAAAAGATGGTGCTATCGGCACGACAGGCAAAGGTATCGGTCCTGCTTATGCAGACAAAGCCTCAAGAATCGGCGTCAGAATGGGAGAGCTCAAAGATTTGGCGAAGCTTCAAGACAAGCTCACAAGCCACCTAGAAGAACTCAATATCGTGCTTGAAGCCTTTGGCGAAAACAGCTTACAAATCCAAGACATTATGTCTGAACTCTCAAAATACCAAGAGGAATTTTTGCCTTTTATATGCGATAGCACTAGATTCTTATGGGACGCTCAACATTTGGGCAAAAAGATCCTCCTAGAGGGTGCACAAGGCAGTATGCTAGATCTAGATCACGGGACTTATCCTTTTGTCACAAGCTCAACGACAATCAGTGCGGGAGCGTGCAGTGGAAGTGGTATCAATGTCAAAGAAATCGATGCCATCATAGGCATCGCCAAAGCATATTGCACCCGCGTAGGTAATGGTCCATTTCCAAGTGAAGAATCAAGTGCGATAGGCAAAGAGATCCAGCAAAAAGGGGGAGAGTTTGGGACAACTACAGGGAGAGAGAGGCGTTGTGGATGGTTTGATGCTATTGCGATGAAAACAGCTTGCAAACTCAATGGTTGCACCCAAGTCGCACTTATGAAACTAGATGTTTTGGATGGTTTTGAAGAGATCAAAGTCTGTATCGGCTACCACTACAATGGAGAGGCGATTGATTATATCCCCTATGATTATGAAAATGTAACGCCCATCTATCAAACCTTCAAAGGTTGGGACAAAACTCAAGGCATACGCACCTATGCAGATTTGCCACAAACTGCCAAAGACTACATCAATGCCCTAGAGCAACTCATTGACACCAAAATCACAATCATTTCAACAAGCCCACAGAGGCTAGATAGTATCCTCCTATGA
- a CDS encoding flagellar export protein FliJ — protein MMHSDFTPLIQINQQKIRICQKEILNISQQIQINEQKAQEYLQQIASIQSPMQGNAIAFQANYSQKQTYLSLLEELHTQISHLKSDRHAKHQELQALNLELEKYQYLHQRQIQAQIQRIKQKQSKLLDEIASINFYKGNAK, from the coding sequence ATGATGCACTCTGATTTCACCCCACTCATCCAAATCAATCAACAAAAAATCCGCATTTGCCAAAAAGAGATCCTCAATATCTCCCAGCAGATTCAAATCAATGAGCAAAAGGCTCAAGAATATTTACAACAAATCGCCTCTATCCAATCCCCAATGCAAGGCAATGCCATTGCTTTTCAAGCCAATTATTCTCAAAAACAAACTTATCTATCGCTTCTAGAAGAGCTCCACACACAAATCTCCCATCTCAAATCCGATCGCCACGCCAAACATCAAGAGCTACAAGCCCTAAATCTAGAGCTTGAAAAATACCAATATCTGCACCAGAGGCAGATCCAAGCCCAAATCCAACGCATCAAACAAAAGCAAAGCAAACTCCTCGATGAGATTGCAAGTATCAATTTTTACAAAGGAAATGCCAAATGA
- a CDS encoding dehypoxanthine futalosine cyclase produces MKRYDNDTMLQMLQTTPLKELGKLARATKERLHPQNITTFVIDRNINYTNICWVDCKFCAFKRRINEEGIYILSFEEIDQKIDELLAIGGTQILFQGGVHPQLKIQWYEDLVSHIHQKYPTITIHGFSAIEINYIAKISKIPISEVLLRLQKAGLSSIPGAGAEILSNRIRDIIAPKKLSVEEWLEVHREAHKIGMKTTATMMFGSVESDEDIIEHFSHIRNLQDEYGGFRAFILWSFQPNFTPLQQEFPHIYSASSNHYLRLLSCARIYLDNIPNIQSSWVTQGSHIGQLALLFGANDLGSTMMEENVVSSAGVSNSMNAQEMISLIKDIGSIPAKRNTAYEILEVYQ; encoded by the coding sequence ATGAAACGCTATGACAACGACACAATGCTTCAAATGCTCCAAACCACTCCGCTCAAGGAGTTAGGGAAACTCGCAAGAGCGACCAAAGAGCGTTTGCATCCACAAAACATCACAACCTTTGTGATAGATCGCAATATCAACTACACCAACATCTGTTGGGTGGATTGCAAATTTTGTGCGTTCAAAAGACGCATTAATGAAGAGGGGATCTATATCTTAAGCTTTGAGGAGATTGATCAAAAGATTGATGAGCTTTTGGCGATTGGTGGCACACAGATTCTATTCCAAGGAGGAGTGCATCCACAGCTCAAAATACAATGGTATGAGGATCTAGTTTCTCATATCCACCAAAAATACCCCACAATCACCATACATGGATTTTCAGCGATTGAGATCAACTACATTGCCAAGATTTCAAAGATTCCAATTTCAGAAGTCCTACTGCGTCTCCAAAAAGCAGGGCTTAGCTCTATTCCGGGTGCAGGGGCAGAAATCCTAAGCAATCGCATTCGCGACATCATCGCCCCCAAAAAACTCTCAGTAGAAGAATGGCTAGAAGTCCATAGAGAAGCACACAAAATCGGAATGAAAACGACTGCCACAATGATGTTTGGTAGTGTTGAGAGTGATGAGGACATCATCGAGCATTTCTCTCACATTCGCAATCTCCAAGATGAATATGGAGGCTTTAGAGCCTTCATTCTTTGGAGCTTTCAGCCCAACTTTACACCATTGCAACAAGAATTCCCCCACATCTATTCTGCAAGCTCCAACCATTATCTACGCCTACTCTCTTGTGCAAGAATCTATCTTGACAACATTCCCAACATCCAAAGCTCTTGGGTGACACAAGGGAGCCACATCGGACAACTTGCCCTGCTTTTTGGGGCTAATGACTTGGGAAGCACGATGATGGAGGAAAATGTCGTCTCAAGTGCAGGGGTGAGCAACTCAATGAATGCCCAAGAGATGATTAGCCTCATCAAAGACATCGGATCAATCCCAGCCAAACGCAACACAGCTTATGAAATTTTGGAGGTTTATCAATGA
- a CDS encoding M16 family metallopeptidase has translation MKKILLSLFILGGIMSAANLKTITISGVEIPVIYEHSTLIPTGNIELLFSRSGSAYTGEKQGLASLSSALLNEGTKELGATKFADLLEQDAITLHAYSTKEFLEISLSFLKEKQAQSLKLLGDLLKSPNLTKNTLEKLQKQTISSILANESNFDYLANLGLSQILFANTPLQYPAIGTIPSVKSITLDQIKEHLSSSLSLKRLSIIIGGDMDIDSTLQELSNILSTLPIGNKPALTAYQANSTTQTKTQYKPTEQAYIYFGTPFHLKNYKEEAHKAKVMSFILGASGFGSRMMETIRVKHGLAYSAYMRINLSPLANYATGYMQTKISNQTQSIQLVREIIEEFVKNGATQEELDGAKNFLLGSEPLRNETLSQRLDSAFANYNRGLELDYNKIELQKIQDLTLKELNDYIKSHKEILELSFSIITE, from the coding sequence ATGAAAAAAATACTTTTGAGCTTGTTTATTTTAGGAGGAATTATGTCAGCTGCAAATCTCAAAACCATCACTATCTCCGGAGTGGAGATCCCCGTCATTTATGAGCATAGCACTCTCATCCCCACAGGCAATATCGAGCTTTTGTTTTCGCGTTCAGGGAGTGCCTACACAGGAGAGAAGCAAGGACTAGCCTCATTGTCCTCTGCACTTCTCAATGAGGGGACCAAAGAGCTTGGAGCAACAAAGTTTGCTGATCTTTTGGAACAAGATGCGATCACCCTACACGCTTATTCTACTAAAGAGTTTTTGGAGATTTCTCTCTCATTCCTCAAAGAAAAACAAGCACAATCCCTCAAGCTCTTGGGAGATTTGCTCAAATCCCCCAACCTCACGAAAAACACTCTTGAAAAACTGCAGAAACAAACCATATCTAGCATCTTGGCAAATGAAAGCAATTTTGATTATTTGGCTAATTTGGGCTTATCACAAATCCTCTTTGCCAACACGCCATTGCAATATCCAGCCATAGGCACGATTCCTTCAGTCAAAAGTATCACTCTAGATCAAATCAAAGAACACCTAAGTAGCTCATTATCCCTCAAGCGTTTGAGTATCATCATCGGTGGAGATATGGACATCGACAGCACTCTGCAAGAATTGAGCAATATCCTCTCTACCCTACCCATAGGCAACAAACCCGCTCTCACCGCTTATCAAGCCAACTCCACCACACAAACCAAAACCCAATACAAGCCCACAGAACAAGCCTACATCTATTTTGGCACCCCCTTTCACCTCAAAAACTACAAAGAAGAAGCTCACAAAGCCAAAGTGATGAGCTTTATTTTGGGTGCTAGTGGGTTTGGCTCTAGGATGATGGAGACAATCCGCGTCAAACACGGACTCGCCTATTCTGCATATATGAGAATCAATCTCTCCCCTCTTGCAAACTACGCAACAGGATATATGCAAACCAAAATCTCCAATCAAACCCAAAGCATTCAGCTTGTGCGTGAAATCATTGAGGAATTTGTCAAAAACGGTGCGACACAAGAAGAACTCGATGGAGCAAAAAATTTCCTTCTTGGTAGTGAGCCTTTACGCAATGAGACTTTGTCGCAACGCTTAGATTCGGCGTTTGCCAACTACAATCGCGGCTTGGAATTAGACTACAACAAAATAGAATTGCAAAAGATTCAAGACCTCACCCTCAAAGAACTCAACGACTACATCAAATCCCACAAAGAAATCCTTGAACTTAGCTTCAGTATCATCACAGAATAA